The following proteins come from a genomic window of Bactrocera tryoni isolate S06 chromosome 1, CSIRO_BtryS06_freeze2, whole genome shotgun sequence:
- the LOC120782867 gene encoding arrestin domain-containing protein 17, producing MPIECLISFDNNPQGVYYAGQELSGIVDLSVDATKRIKAIHITVSGYAKIRWIKKGYPRDSERAMCRAYRSYLSSRSYVLGSCASSSCMDWSAGDYSYTFHVILPDNLPTSFDGKYGQIHYEIITTIDRPARYPKVFKLPFTVIQPLDLNLDTIYRVPLEILDRKRFWSFCCPTGPLTVKFSTPYCGYAPGQKIHFVLYINNESSIDITDCEVKLKQVVSYESHDPQHEYRYDKHLIARKQFGNVLRWSRKVYRGYLSLPSIPPSSLKVVCPINITYLIKIIIKPTDFHWKMKLKIPLTIGSIPIIDSMTAAAGLPSLLETQYAVRRGYYSERRLFGPSANEGPVQSAIVSGEEAAGEAPQESTDTEAASSVGRSDIPTLVITDGDNPPDYKLMMPPSYEDAMALSDKFCDDSEYLQNVSLSSIVSNETTESFKPRYPVYYEYETPIIPPETLYDESPSQLRIELQSSDSTDSPHQPLSAASFNVFRKEKK from the exons ATGCCCATTGAGTGCCTTATATCATTTGATAATAATCCTCAAGGTGTTTACTATGCTGGGCAGGAGCTTTCCGGCATTGTTGACCTCAGCGTCGACGCAACAAAGCGCATTAAAG CAATACACATCACAGTTAGCGGCTATGCGAAGATACGCTGGATAAAAAAGGGTTATCCGCGCGATAGCGAGCGCGCTATGTGTCGCGCTTACCGCTCATATCTATCGTCGCGTTCGTATGTGCTCGGATCGTGTGCGAGTAGTTCGTGTATGGACTGGTCGGCCGGCGATTATTCGTATACGTTTCACGTAATACTGCCAGATAATCTGCCCACTTCATTCGACGGCAAATATGGGCAGATACATTATGAGATTATCACCACAATCGATCGGCCAGCCCGATATCCTAAAGTCTTCAAGTTGCCATTTACGGTAATACAGCCGTTAGATTTGAATTTGGACACGATTTACAGG GTCCCCCTCGAAATCCTCGATCGCAAACGATTCTGGAGCTTTTGCTGTCCCACAGGACCGTTGACTGTGAAATTCTCCACGCCCTATTGCGGCTACGCACCCGGCCAAAAAATTCATTTCGTCCTTTACATTAACAACGAATCGTCCATTGATATCACGGACTGTGAGGTCAAACTGAAGCAAGTAGTCAGCTACGAATCGCATGATCCACAGCATGAATACCGTTATGATAAACATCTCATCGCACGCAAACAATTCGGTAATGTTTTGCGTTGGAGTCGTAAAGTTTATCGTGGATATCTCAGTTTACCCTCCATACCGCCGTCGTCGTTGAAAGTTGTATGTCCCATTAATATCACTTATTTAATCAAGATTATAATTAAGCCAACGGATTTCCATTGGAAGATGAAACTAAAAATACCGTTAACCATTGGTAGCATACCGATTATAGATAGCATGACAGCAGCGGCTGGCTTGCCAAGTTTACTAGAAACCCAGTATGCCGTTAGACGTGGCTATTACAGCGAACGTAGACTGTTTGGGCCAAGTGCAAACGAGGGCCCGGTGCAGTCAGCAATTGTGAGTGGTGAAGAGGCTGCTGGTGAAGCACCGCAGGAGAGTACCGATACTGAAGCTGCCTCGAGTGTTGGCCGAAGCGATATACCCACACTGGTTATTACCGATGGTGACAATCCGCCCGATTACAAACTCATGA TGCCGCCTTCGTATGAAGATGCCATGGCGTTAAGTGATAAATTCTGTGATGACAGCGAATATTTGCAAAATGTCAGCTTAAGTAGTATTGTTTCCAATGAAACGACCGAGTCGTTCAAGCCACGCTATCCCGTCTACTATGAGTACGAGACGCCAATCATACCGCCCG AAACACTTTACGATGAGTCGCCGTCGCAACTGCGTATCGAGTTACAGTCTTCGGATTCGACCGACTCACCACATCAACCGCTTAGTGCCGCCAGTTTCAATGTATTTCGTAAGGAgaagaaataa
- the LOC120782868 gene encoding pyridoxine/pyridoxamine 5'-phosphate oxidase, giving the protein MRLQQLLSVRKMTTSVNLSALRLKYREKKEVFLEENIKVKQPIKLFREWLEEAVKTEELLEPNAACLATVNKDGKPSNRFVLLKDVTDDGFRFFTNYGSHKAQDIDDNPNVAMTLYWLPLRRQIRIEGVAEKISKEDSLTYFHQRPRASQIGALASEQSSRIPSRQHLDEIEKEIKNKLGSDGEVPLPNWGGYLIRPHTIEFWQGQTDRLHDRIQFRRGPEIEKEVDDKLTHKGEDGWVYERLAP; this is encoded by the exons A TGCGATTGCAACAGTTACTGAGTGTGCGTAAAATGACAACTTCAGTGAACTTATCAG cGCTCCGCCTTAAATACCGTGAGAAGAAAGAAGTTTTTCTGGAAGAAAATATCAAAGTAAAGCAACCCATAAAGCTATTCCGCGAGTGGCTAGAGGAAGCGGTGAAAACCGAGGAGCTGCTCGAACCAAATGCCGCTTGCCTAGCAACAGTAAACAA AGACGGCAAGCCCTCTAACCGCTTCGTGTTACTAAAAGATGTCACCGACGACGGTTTTCGTTTTTTCACCAACTATGGCAGTCATAAGGCTCAAGATATTGATGATAATCCAAACGTAGCTATGACACTTTATTGGCTGCCACTACGCCGTCAGATACGTATTGAGGGCGTGGCAGAGAAGATATCCAAAGAAGATTCACTCACTTATTTTCATCAACGTCCGCGTGCATCTCAAATTGGTGCCTTGGCTAGCGAACAAAGTTCGCGTATACCATCCCGTCAGCATTTGGATGAAATCGAGAAggaaatcaaaaacaaattggGATCAGATGGCGAAGTGCCGCTGCCCAATTGGGGTGGTTATCTAATACGACCACACACCATTGAATTTTGGCAGGGACAAACCGATCGCTTACACGATCGCATACAATTCCGCCGTGGACCGGAAATTGAGAAG GAAGTTGATGATAAGTTGACACATAAAGGTGAAGACGGTTGGGTCTACGAGCGATTGGCACCATAG